The following are encoded in a window of Arthrobacter woluwensis genomic DNA:
- a CDS encoding TetR/AcrR family transcriptional regulator, translated as MSTPSTEDQAPRRRVGRPIKAVLTHESIVQAALELVTVKGYEGLTMSAMAKKLGVSPSALYNHVTNKQEILILVEDHLAAQVDVSAFEKEPWEDAVRHWAWSYREVFAQHTPLIPIIAVLPVTDAPRTLAMYEAVSAGFRQAGFPEARIVPAIVALESFIFGSAYDATAPADIFSTGSEGERTPHFTSAVASFEEAEGGSNPDRAFTMGLDALIGGFRALLPATSPA; from the coding sequence ATGAGCACCCCCAGCACTGAGGACCAGGCCCCCCGTCGACGCGTGGGCCGGCCCATCAAGGCCGTCCTGACCCATGAGTCGATCGTCCAGGCCGCCCTGGAACTGGTGACGGTCAAGGGGTATGAGGGCCTCACGATGTCGGCCATGGCGAAGAAGCTGGGGGTCTCCCCCTCCGCGCTCTACAACCACGTCACCAACAAGCAGGAGATCCTCATCCTGGTGGAGGACCACCTCGCCGCGCAGGTGGATGTGAGCGCCTTCGAGAAGGAGCCGTGGGAGGACGCCGTCCGGCACTGGGCCTGGAGTTACCGCGAGGTCTTCGCGCAGCACACGCCGCTCATCCCGATCATCGCGGTCCTGCCGGTGACCGACGCCCCGCGCACGCTGGCGATGTATGAGGCGGTGAGCGCCGGATTCCGCCAGGCGGGCTTCCCGGAAGCGCGGATCGTCCCCGCCATCGTCGCCCTGGAGTCCTTCATCTTCGGCTCGGCCTACGACGCGACAGCCCCGGCGGACATCTTCAGCACCGGCTCCGAGGGCGAGCGGACCCCGCACTTCACCTCGGCCGTGGCCAGCTTCGAGGAGGCCGAAGGCGGGAGCAACCCGGACCGGGCCTTCACGATGGGCCTGGATGCGCTGATCGGCGGCTTCCGCGCTCTGCTGCCCGCGACGTCACCCGCCTAG
- a CDS encoding winged helix-turn-helix transcriptional regulator — MAARNYGQYCGVVRALELVGERWALLIVRDLLVGPRRYSDLKNGLSRIPTNILSDRLKELQAAGLVRRVPVPRCGLVYELTPYGRELEDVVLALGRWGFKAMGEPREGDEVTADSLTMALRTAFDAEASARTPATVFTLHLGDVTLVARAAEGRLDVVGGAEAQAASGESDAVEFAAGPQLRELIAGTLSPDEAQHSGALHVLDGDARLLERFTSLFHLDGAVAA, encoded by the coding sequence ATGGCCGCGCGGAATTACGGCCAGTACTGCGGTGTGGTGCGGGCCCTGGAACTGGTGGGGGAGCGCTGGGCGCTGCTCATCGTCCGGGATCTCCTGGTGGGCCCGCGCCGCTACTCCGATCTGAAGAACGGCCTGAGCCGCATCCCCACCAACATCCTCAGCGACCGGCTCAAAGAACTCCAGGCCGCGGGGCTCGTGCGGCGCGTCCCCGTGCCGCGCTGCGGGCTGGTCTACGAGCTCACCCCTTACGGCCGGGAGCTGGAGGACGTGGTCCTCGCGCTCGGCCGCTGGGGTTTCAAGGCCATGGGAGAGCCGCGGGAGGGCGACGAGGTCACCGCGGACTCCCTCACCATGGCGTTGCGGACCGCGTTCGACGCCGAAGCGTCCGCGCGCACTCCCGCCACGGTGTTCACCCTCCACCTGGGGGACGTCACGCTCGTGGCGCGGGCCGCGGAGGGGCGGCTTGACGTCGTCGGCGGGGCGGAGGCGCAAGCAGCCTCAGGTGAGTCGGACGCCGTCGAATTCGCCGCCGGGCCTCAGTTGCGGGAGCTGATCGCCGGGACGCTGTCCCCGGACGAGGCGCAGCACTCCGGCGCTCTTCACGTGCTCGACGGCGACGCGCGCCTCCTCGAGCGCTTCACGTCCCTCTTCCACCTGGACGGAGCCGTGGCCGCCTAG